GCGATGTGGGCGGCTCGGCCTATCTGGCGGCCCTGGCCTCCAAAGTGCCATCCTCCCTGCACGCCGAGGCCTACGCCCGGCTGGTAGAGGAGGCGGCGGTGCGTCGCCGCCTGTTGGAGGCGGCGGAAAAAATTGCCCAGTTGGTCCACCAGCGCCACATGGAGGTCAACGACCTGCTCGATGAGGCCGAAAAGGCCCTGTTTGGCGTCAGCGAACGGCGTTTGACCCGGGGGGTGGAGCCCATCCGCCATGTGTTGGAGGAATACTACGAGCGCACGGTGGACCTGGCCCAGCGCGAGGAGGGCATCCTGGGCGTCCCCACGGGCTTTACCGACCTGGACAAGTTGCTGGCGGGTTTGCAACCCTCGGATCTCATCATCGTCGCTGGCCGTCCGGGTATGGGGAAGACCGGCTTCCTGCTCTCGGTGGCGAAGAACGCGGCGCAAAAGTATCGCAAACATGTGGCCGTCTTTTCCCTGGAAATGTCCAACGAGCAGTTGGTGCAGCGCCTCATCGCCCAGGAAACGGGCATCGATTCCCAGCGCCTGCGCACAGGCAAACTGAGCGAAAACGAATGGCCCCTTTTCGCCCATGCCGTTGAAGTGCTCAGCGATACGGTCATTTTCCTGGATGACACGCCGGCCATTACCCCCTTGCAGTTGCGCACCAAGTGCCGCCGCCTGCACATGGAATACGGCCTGGACCTCATTCTGGTGGATTATCTGCAGTTGATGACCGCCGGGATCCGGATGGAAAACCGGGTCCAGGAGGTGTCTTACATCTCCCGGAACCTGAAGGTGCTGGCCCGCGAACTCGATGTGCCGGTCATGGCCGCGGCGCAGTTGTCCCGCGCGGTAGAGCAGCGGG
This genomic stretch from Anaerolineae bacterium harbors:
- the dnaB gene encoding replicative DNA helicase, translated to MSEPYPLSEAPGEVLRPHDADAEAAVLGAVLINPETYFEVAQILRAEDFFILRHRWIWEVIARLHEQRKPVDLLTVAEELERVGHLSDVGGSAYLAALASKVPSSLHAEAYARLVEEAAVRRRLLEAAEKIAQLVHQRHMEVNDLLDEAEKALFGVSERRLTRGVEPIRHVLEEYYERTVDLAQREEGILGVPTGFTDLDKLLAGLQPSDLIIVAGRPGMGKTGFLLSVAKNAAQKYRKHVAVFSLEMSNEQLVQRLIAQETGIDSQRLRTGKLSENEWPLFAHAVEVLSDTVIFLDDTPAITPLQLRTKCRRLHMEYGLDLILVDYLQLMTAGIRMENRVQEVSYISRNLKVLARELDVPVMAAAQLSRAVEQRADKRPMLSDLRESGSLEQDADVVMFLYREEVYNQDTVNQGLAEVLVAKHRNGPVGKVELVFLKNLAKFEDAETRYVDLSELS